In the Cyanobacteria bacterium QS_8_64_29 genome, one interval contains:
- a CDS encoding CRISPR-associated endonuclease Cas3'', which produces MSRYRWPVHFALLNNDCLWVMDETQLMGIGLLTTAQLQWFRHSFQTYGPTHSLWMSATLEPERLQTVDCDTDLGPAESLNADDLQNERLGALVSARKPLAQAQVTCPVQANAQRRYTRDLAAEVAQVHVPGSLALVVCNRVGRAQQVYQALQKQDAVSPAELHLLHSRFRAAERQALNEQLLGEESPAPTGVWVATQAVEAGVDISADRLFTELPPWSSFVQRVGRCNRQGTQNETAAVYWIDVEDKASAPYNAQELAEGRRLLQQLTEQFGDAGPESLGQAKTALEPLQSAVEGLIPRQHDLLQLFETATDLAGHDIDISPFVRNTEDSDVAIAWRNWEDEGKPPPSDPTRADNREALQSAELCRVPIGQARELVKKRSAWRWNAMQGEWQRANPADLYPGLSLLMACSSGGYSSELGFTGGKEKPEPVSLETLLTADRDSGDAPSQGAKQFVTLRQHAQDVCEQAQRLCDALAALDLPEQAVTRAARWHDAGKAHPHFQAMLTHQRPDRNWTDFWAKSDHQRGENQYAMPSDRRGFRHELASALLALQQDGDFLVAYLVACHHGKVRTAIQPRPNERPPPSKAARLHTLRQYALNPKDRGIEEPPPDETAERYALGIHEGDWVLGKPFPVLDLGDGLRVPPQALSLACMELGESEMGPSWAAQAGKLFSPAGYGPFRLAFLETLVRVADWHGSAQGGCTPQVEN; this is translated from the coding sequence ATGAGCCGCTACCGCTGGCCGGTGCATTTTGCCCTGCTCAACAATGACTGCCTCTGGGTTATGGATGAAACCCAGCTTATGGGGATTGGGTTGCTCACCACCGCCCAGCTGCAGTGGTTCCGCCACAGCTTCCAAACTTACGGCCCCACGCATTCGCTGTGGATGAGCGCAACGCTGGAGCCCGAACGGCTGCAGACGGTAGATTGCGATACCGATCTGGGGCCAGCCGAGTCGCTCAATGCTGATGACCTGCAGAACGAGCGGCTCGGCGCCCTCGTTAGCGCTCGCAAACCGCTTGCCCAAGCCCAGGTCACTTGCCCGGTCCAGGCCAACGCCCAACGCCGGTACACCCGCGATCTGGCAGCAGAGGTAGCTCAAGTTCACGTGCCAGGGTCGCTAGCGCTGGTGGTTTGCAACCGCGTGGGCCGGGCGCAGCAGGTGTATCAGGCCCTGCAAAAGCAGGATGCCGTCAGTCCCGCCGAGCTGCACCTACTGCACTCGCGCTTTCGGGCGGCGGAGCGCCAGGCGCTCAATGAGCAATTGCTAGGGGAGGAGAGCCCCGCTCCCACGGGGGTCTGGGTGGCGACCCAGGCGGTTGAGGCCGGCGTGGATATCTCGGCCGATCGCTTGTTTACCGAGCTGCCGCCCTGGTCATCGTTCGTGCAGCGGGTGGGGCGTTGCAACCGCCAGGGCACTCAGAACGAGACGGCCGCCGTTTACTGGATTGATGTTGAGGACAAAGCTTCAGCCCCCTACAACGCCCAGGAACTGGCGGAGGGGCGCCGATTGCTACAGCAGCTGACCGAGCAATTTGGCGATGCCGGTCCTGAAAGCTTGGGGCAGGCCAAGACAGCCCTCGAGCCGCTGCAGAGTGCGGTGGAAGGGCTCATTCCGCGCCAGCACGACTTGCTGCAGCTATTCGAGACGGCAACGGACCTGGCCGGTCACGACATCGACATCTCGCCGTTCGTGCGCAACACCGAGGACAGCGACGTTGCCATTGCCTGGCGCAACTGGGAGGACGAAGGCAAGCCCCCGCCTAGCGATCCCACCCGCGCCGACAACAGGGAAGCCCTGCAGTCGGCAGAGCTCTGCCGCGTTCCCATTGGCCAAGCGCGCGAGTTGGTCAAAAAACGCTCTGCTTGGCGCTGGAATGCCATGCAGGGCGAGTGGCAGCGCGCCAACCCGGCCGATCTCTACCCCGGTCTGTCACTGCTGATGGCTTGCTCGTCAGGGGGCTATTCCTCAGAGTTGGGCTTTACGGGCGGCAAGGAGAAACCCGAGCCCGTCTCGCTCGAGACGCTCCTAACCGCCGATCGCGACAGCGGCGATGCGCCCAGCCAGGGCGCCAAGCAGTTCGTCACGCTCCGGCAGCACGCGCAGGATGTCTGCGAGCAGGCCCAACGCTTGTGCGATGCGTTGGCCGCCCTCGATCTGCCCGAGCAGGCCGTAACGCGCGCTGCCCGCTGGCACGATGCCGGCAAGGCCCATCCCCACTTCCAGGCAATGCTGACCCACCAGCGCCCCGATCGCAATTGGACCGACTTTTGGGCCAAATCGGACCACCAGCGGGGCGAGAACCAGTACGCCATGCCCTCCGACCGCCGCGGGTTCCGCCACGAGCTCGCCAGCGCGCTGCTGGCACTCCAGCAGGATGGTGACTTCCTAGTGGCCTACCTGGTGGCCTGCCACCACGGCAAGGTCCGCACGGCCATCCAGCCGCGCCCCAACGAACGGCCGCCGCCAAGCAAAGCTGCCCGATTGCACACTCTCCGACAGTATGCTTTGAACCCCAAAGATCGAGGTATTGAGGAGCCGCCCCCAGACGAGACAGCCGAGCGGTATGCCCTGGGCATTCACGAAGGTGACTGGGTGCTGGGCAAACCGTTCCCGGTGCTGGATCTGGGCGACGGCCTGCGCGTGCCGCCGCAAGCGCTCTCGCTCGCTTGCATGGAGCTGGGCGAGAGCGAGATGGGTCCTTCGTGGGCGGCACAGGCTGGCAAGCTGTTTTCGCCGGCGGGGTACGGGCCATTCCGGCTGGCATTTTTGGAAACCTTGGTCCGCGTCGCTGACTGGCACGGCTCGGCCCAGGGCGGCTGCACCCCACAGGTGGAGAACTGA
- the prmA gene encoding 50S ribosomal protein L11 methyltransferase yields the protein MAWWEIRLRGDPAFEESAFWRLTAWGCSGTATEAEGQRQCVRAYLPQADASEGDLVALTHQLQQDAAALDLAPPELSWQPLAEADWASDWKQYWAPQAVGERLLVCPAWQDPPPTERIVLRLDPGVAFGTGIHPTTQLALELLEQQDLRGRTLADVGCGSGILAIAALLLGAESACAVDTDAIAANATQANRDANGLAPERLRVAQGSVAQLRSLIAAPADGIACNILAPTIIELLPELDAIAHAGTWGALSGILGEQVPRVRDALAQHGWRIRHRRDWLNWSGLTVARTG from the coding sequence ATGGCCTGGTGGGAGATCCGGCTGCGCGGCGATCCGGCGTTTGAAGAAAGCGCGTTCTGGCGGCTGACGGCCTGGGGCTGCAGCGGCACGGCCACCGAGGCCGAGGGGCAGCGGCAGTGCGTGCGCGCCTACCTGCCCCAAGCGGACGCCAGCGAGGGCGATTTGGTGGCCCTGACCCACCAGCTGCAGCAGGATGCCGCCGCGCTGGATCTGGCGCCGCCGGAGCTGAGCTGGCAGCCGCTGGCCGAGGCGGACTGGGCCAGCGACTGGAAGCAGTACTGGGCGCCGCAAGCCGTGGGCGAGCGCTTGCTAGTTTGCCCCGCGTGGCAGGATCCCCCCCCCACCGAGCGCATTGTGCTGCGGCTGGATCCGGGGGTAGCTTTTGGCACGGGCATTCATCCCACCACGCAGCTGGCGCTGGAGCTGCTGGAGCAGCAGGACCTGCGCGGCCGCACCCTTGCCGATGTGGGCTGCGGCTCGGGGATCCTGGCCATTGCGGCCCTGCTGCTGGGGGCCGAGTCCGCCTGCGCGGTGGATACCGACGCGATTGCGGCCAATGCCACCCAGGCCAATCGCGATGCCAACGGCCTTGCCCCCGAGCGCCTGCGCGTGGCCCAGGGCAGCGTGGCGCAGCTGCGCTCGCTCATAGCCGCGCCGGCCGACGGCATTGCCTGCAACATCCTGGCCCCCACCATCATCGAGCTGCTGCCAGAGCTGGATGCGATCGCCCACGCCGGCACCTGGGGCGCGCTCAGCGGCATCCTGGGCGAGCAAGTGCCGCGGGTGCGCGACGCGCTGGCCCAGCACGGGTGGCGCATCCGGCACCGCCGGGACTGGCTGAACTGGAGCGGGCTGACGGTGGCGCGCACCGGCTAG
- a CDS encoding photosystem II S4 domain protein has translation MLPREELLHGSQWPDSLAQALDGAERALKIWEVSVTDFLSPPACAEIQQRLERLSDIQTLARGGFAQAERQRLGIARAQVPLDAAQVPLAALDLGGNFLFDTATHRDFLEAILGAGVAREQVGDILVLGEGGAQVVLAPEGVPVLEAELGYVRSVPVKVRPIGLDELKVRPLQTKELTAVEPSLRLDAVASAGFGLSRRKTAAAIERGEVRLNWREVTQPSQAVSPGDAIALQGKGRVVVGEVSTTKKGRYRIALTRYR, from the coding sequence ATGCTACCACGCGAGGAACTGCTGCACGGGTCCCAGTGGCCCGATTCGTTGGCGCAGGCGCTGGATGGGGCCGAGCGGGCGCTCAAGATCTGGGAGGTCAGCGTCACGGACTTTCTCTCGCCGCCGGCGTGCGCCGAGATCCAGCAGCGGTTGGAGCGCCTCAGCGACATTCAGACCCTGGCGCGCGGCGGCTTTGCCCAAGCCGAGCGGCAGCGGTTGGGCATCGCCCGCGCCCAAGTTCCGCTGGATGCGGCCCAGGTGCCGCTGGCGGCGCTGGATCTGGGGGGCAACTTCCTGTTCGATACCGCCACCCACCGCGACTTTTTAGAGGCCATTCTGGGGGCCGGCGTCGCGCGCGAGCAAGTGGGCGACATTCTGGTGCTGGGCGAGGGTGGCGCCCAGGTGGTGCTGGCGCCCGAGGGGGTGCCGGTTTTGGAGGCCGAGCTGGGCTACGTGCGATCAGTGCCGGTCAAGGTGCGCCCCATTGGACTAGATGAGCTCAAGGTGCGCCCGCTCCAAACCAAGGAACTGACGGCGGTGGAGCCCTCGCTACGCCTGGATGCGGTAGCATCGGCCGGGTTTGGCCTCTCGCGCCGCAAAACCGCCGCCGCGATCGAGCGGGGCGAGGTCCGCCTCAACTGGCGCGAGGTCACCCAGCCCAGCCAGGCAGTCAGCCCGGGCGATGCGATCGCGCTGCAGGGTAAGGGTCGAGTTGTGGTGGGCGAGGTCTCTACGACTAAAAAGGGCCGCTACCGCATTGCCCTAACGCGCTACCGATGA
- the csx17 gene encoding type I-U CRISPR-associated protein Csx17 yields the protein MPDIALPGCKTQPLSDYLKGLGVFRLLAEQQDPQARAFWQDRALVVRTQLERPDLEQFLLHHYRPTPLIAPWNGSSGFYPKDNKKTLAAFEGAATERLQGYQRAIAAAREQVAALGLTAKPNQAQKERLLVHLRANLPYEAVPWLDTCVAISDSDDATGVSLNFPRLMGTGGNDGNFDFSRTFQQQLLLLLDPDSGEPTAEAEALLPPALFDTVRPATLFAGKIGQFNPIAAGGANAAPGFQAGARVNPWDYVLMVEGALLFNASATRRYERAQAGSAAYPFMVNLSNVGYGSATEQEQATARAELWVPTWSQPAELLELRSLFAEGRAKVGQRATRTGVDFARAIATLGVSRGLEAFERYSFQQRNGLSYFAVPLGQFRTRQRPSVNQLVELDGWLQQLQRHRSSAPASVRRAQRQLETAIVALSQGKTTLLAVLVALGQLDGVLSNARRSFALPNAITPLRPLNATWLDACYQQTAPAEATEFRLAHALAGKSLRQRLTLARPPEPQARFWHWMEQNDGKTTWQAGSLADNLVALLQREAIEAEQQAAGTASAFEPKPPFASPSDIARWIDGQTNDARLTAIARGLSLIDLPRRYFRPDRAEVAQASALPATYALAAPVHRHVLDRQNELTLPRVPQLLARLAAGDSATATRLAGQRLHASGLRPAVRQAYEPPERTHRIAAALAFPLSEGSIQNVLQRVQRPPEEEQEEPA from the coding sequence ATGCCCGACATTGCCCTACCCGGCTGCAAGACCCAGCCCCTGTCTGACTACCTCAAAGGTTTGGGCGTTTTTCGCCTGCTGGCCGAGCAGCAGGACCCCCAGGCCCGGGCGTTCTGGCAGGACCGCGCGTTGGTCGTTCGCACCCAGCTCGAGCGCCCGGATTTAGAGCAGTTCCTACTCCACCACTACCGCCCAACCCCACTGATTGCACCTTGGAATGGCAGCAGTGGTTTCTATCCCAAAGACAACAAAAAGACACTGGCTGCCTTTGAGGGGGCGGCAACCGAGCGGTTGCAGGGCTACCAACGCGCCATTGCCGCGGCGCGCGAGCAGGTAGCGGCCCTAGGCCTAACTGCCAAGCCCAACCAGGCGCAAAAAGAGCGGTTGCTGGTGCATCTGCGCGCCAACCTGCCCTATGAGGCTGTCCCCTGGCTCGATACCTGCGTGGCAATCTCGGACTCGGACGATGCCACTGGGGTGTCGTTGAACTTTCCGCGCCTGATGGGCACGGGGGGCAACGACGGCAACTTCGATTTCAGCCGTACCTTCCAGCAGCAGCTGCTGTTACTGCTCGATCCGGACTCGGGTGAGCCCACGGCCGAAGCGGAGGCGCTCCTACCGCCGGCGCTGTTCGACACCGTCCGACCGGCTACGCTGTTTGCCGGCAAGATCGGCCAGTTCAATCCCATTGCAGCTGGGGGTGCCAACGCTGCCCCCGGCTTCCAAGCCGGCGCGCGGGTCAACCCGTGGGACTACGTGCTGATGGTGGAAGGAGCGTTGCTGTTCAACGCCAGCGCCACGCGCCGTTACGAGCGCGCCCAAGCGGGCAGTGCTGCTTACCCGTTTATGGTGAATCTGTCCAATGTGGGCTATGGCAGTGCGACCGAGCAGGAGCAAGCCACGGCTCGAGCTGAGCTATGGGTGCCAACTTGGTCCCAACCTGCCGAGCTGCTGGAATTGCGATCACTGTTTGCCGAGGGCCGGGCCAAGGTGGGGCAGCGGGCCACCCGGACGGGGGTCGATTTTGCCCGCGCTATTGCCACGCTAGGCGTCAGCCGCGGCCTGGAGGCCTTCGAGCGCTACAGCTTTCAGCAGCGCAACGGCCTATCCTACTTTGCCGTGCCGCTAGGCCAGTTCCGGACGCGCCAGCGCCCATCAGTCAATCAGTTGGTTGAGCTCGATGGCTGGTTGCAGCAGCTTCAGCGCCATCGCAGCAGTGCCCCAGCCTCAGTGCGGCGCGCGCAGCGGCAGCTCGAGACCGCCATTGTTGCTCTCAGCCAAGGCAAAACAACGCTGCTGGCCGTGCTGGTTGCCCTCGGTCAGCTGGATGGGGTCCTCTCGAATGCCCGTCGCAGCTTTGCACTCCCCAACGCGATCACGCCTCTAAGACCGCTGAACGCAACTTGGCTGGATGCGTGCTACCAGCAAACCGCGCCGGCTGAGGCCACAGAGTTCCGACTGGCACATGCCCTCGCCGGTAAGTCCCTGCGCCAGCGGCTGACTCTGGCGCGGCCGCCCGAGCCGCAAGCGCGCTTCTGGCACTGGATGGAGCAGAACGACGGTAAGACCACCTGGCAGGCTGGATCCCTAGCTGACAATTTGGTAGCGCTCCTGCAGCGCGAGGCCATTGAAGCCGAGCAACAAGCAGCGGGAACGGCCAGCGCGTTCGAGCCCAAGCCGCCGTTTGCCTCACCCAGCGACATCGCCCGCTGGATTGACGGCCAAACCAACGACGCCCGGTTGACGGCGATCGCGCGGGGGCTTTCCCTAATCGACCTGCCGCGCCGTTACTTCCGGCCCGACCGAGCGGAGGTAGCGCAGGCCTCGGCGCTGCCGGCCACTTACGCGCTTGCGGCCCCCGTCCACCGCCACGTGCTCGATCGCCAAAACGAGCTAACGCTGCCGCGCGTGCCGCAGCTACTGGCACGCCTGGCAGCTGGCGATAGCGCAACGGCTACCCGGCTGGCAGGGCAGCGCTTGCACGCCAGCGGCTTGCGTCCGGCCGTCCGCCAAGCCTACGAGCCGCCCGAGCGCACCCACCGGATTGCGGCGGCGCTGGCCTTTCCGCTGTCGGAAGGCAGCATCCAGAACGTTTTGCAACGCGTACAACGACCGCCCGAGGAAGAACAGGAGGAACCGGCCTGA
- the cas5u6u gene encoding type I-U CRISPR-associated protein Cas5/Cas6 yields the protein MSVTLAIRFLAGQFHATPWNHQVNEGVVEWPPASWRLLRTLVAVAHRMPEPPQRALLGGLVAKLATALPAYQLPPTQSAHTRHYMPLVSEGEWTTTQVLDTFRVMAKGAAMHVCWPELVLDATERSLLAQLCERVNYLGRAESWAEMKLLEEAVGEYHAVPRERAPESSDGDTIEVLAPLTPEGMEGFQAAVEAMPRPKGKKRKWRVPTDVLSALEVDVGELHAQGWSGVPGARWVSYSVAEPAPRRSPASRHAVKVAPNFARYALAANVLPSLKEAVSLGERFRTSLMSRSDGAFVFAGREANGEKSQSNHRHAWYLPEDTDGDGRIDHVAVYAAQGFCHETERRALQHLSQVWGREGFDIQTVLVALGQAHDYGANLSAPGATEGRSPAVGTSRLWQSLTPVVLPRHPKKRRGVWVETPEAQVRRMLAQLGKDEPVAVRPIEHGKAVGHYPWYAFQRDRSQGHGSQGPRRGYGFELAFERPQQGPIALGYAAHFGLGTFRPVAERT from the coding sequence ATGAGCGTCACGCTTGCCATCCGGTTTTTAGCCGGCCAGTTCCACGCCACGCCCTGGAACCACCAAGTCAACGAGGGCGTTGTGGAGTGGCCGCCAGCGTCCTGGCGCCTGCTGCGAACGCTGGTCGCCGTTGCCCACCGCATGCCTGAGCCGCCCCAGCGGGCTTTGCTGGGTGGCTTGGTGGCCAAGCTGGCAACCGCGCTCCCGGCCTACCAGCTCCCACCAACGCAGTCAGCCCACACGCGGCACTACATGCCGCTGGTCAGCGAGGGGGAATGGACCACCACCCAGGTGCTCGATACGTTCCGGGTCATGGCCAAAGGGGCAGCCATGCATGTTTGCTGGCCGGAGCTCGTGCTGGATGCCACCGAGCGCAGCTTGCTGGCGCAGCTGTGCGAGCGGGTCAATTACTTGGGCCGCGCCGAGTCCTGGGCCGAGATGAAGCTGCTGGAGGAAGCGGTTGGCGAGTACCATGCCGTGCCCCGCGAGCGCGCGCCCGAGAGCAGCGACGGAGACACGATTGAGGTCCTAGCGCCGCTGACACCGGAAGGAATGGAAGGTTTTCAGGCGGCGGTTGAGGCCATGCCGCGCCCCAAAGGCAAAAAGCGCAAGTGGCGCGTGCCCACCGACGTGCTCTCGGCACTCGAGGTGGATGTGGGCGAGCTGCATGCGCAAGGTTGGAGCGGCGTGCCCGGCGCGCGTTGGGTGTCCTACTCGGTGGCGGAGCCGGCGCCTCGGCGATCGCCTGCATCGCGGCATGCAGTTAAGGTAGCGCCTAACTTTGCCCGCTACGCGCTGGCAGCCAACGTGTTGCCCAGCCTCAAAGAGGCGGTATCGCTAGGGGAGCGCTTTCGGACCAGCTTGATGAGCCGCAGTGATGGGGCTTTTGTCTTTGCCGGGCGGGAGGCCAATGGCGAAAAATCCCAGAGCAACCACCGGCACGCTTGGTACCTGCCCGAAGATACGGACGGTGACGGCCGCATCGACCATGTGGCCGTCTACGCGGCGCAAGGCTTCTGCCACGAGACCGAGCGCCGGGCGTTGCAACACCTGTCCCAAGTCTGGGGGCGCGAGGGCTTTGACATCCAGACGGTCCTCGTTGCGCTGGGCCAAGCCCATGACTATGGCGCCAATTTGAGCGCTCCGGGCGCCACTGAGGGCCGCTCGCCGGCGGTAGGCACCAGCCGTCTTTGGCAAAGCCTGACGCCCGTGGTGCTGCCGCGGCATCCCAAGAAAAGGCGCGGCGTTTGGGTGGAGACGCCCGAAGCGCAGGTCAGACGCATGCTGGCGCAGTTGGGCAAAGACGAGCCGGTGGCAGTACGTCCCATTGAGCATGGGAAGGCTGTGGGCCATTACCCCTGGTACGCGTTCCAGCGCGATCGCTCCCAAGGGCACGGGTCGCAGGGGCCGCGGCGCGGCTACGGCTTTGAGCTGGCGTTCGAGCGGCCGCAGCAGGGCCCCATTGCCCTCGGCTACGCGGCCCACTTTGGCCTGGGAACGTTCAGACCGGTCGCGGAGCGAACGTAG
- the cas7u gene encoding type I-U CRISPR-associated protein Cas7, whose product MDLSPLKTEPRLLIEADLAPLQGHTFQPTGFPDLGAATYQLPDGTEMLLLESAQSVANRLENAAWDEAAEEVVEPLRGIPYVAVERDGRVLTNSLLEAHRLNSAYILSTSFFDQLQQELNALDDGPVNFQQLARVLAKYDLNCLLHGVFLANSKLAGGRFKLSRALSGFEAYNAEFVPAGGVKNDRVDPSGKERGGAQQGGGNIPYHRDYYTAEAITAYFNLDLSQIRGYRLGEAIEDLLVALALWKIQCFLQQGLRLRTACDLQCKQVTVTRPEGYTLPERSELEAALPSLVQQAAPYFADPPVTRVSAKSGS is encoded by the coding sequence ATGGATCTGAGCCCGCTCAAAACCGAACCGCGTTTGCTGATCGAGGCCGATCTGGCCCCGCTGCAAGGGCATACCTTCCAACCCACGGGTTTCCCCGACTTGGGCGCTGCGACCTACCAACTGCCTGATGGCACCGAAATGCTGCTGTTGGAATCAGCCCAGAGCGTGGCCAACCGGCTGGAGAACGCAGCTTGGGACGAAGCGGCCGAGGAAGTCGTGGAACCGCTGCGCGGCATTCCCTACGTCGCCGTCGAGCGCGACGGTCGGGTGTTGACCAACTCGCTGCTGGAAGCCCACCGGCTCAACTCAGCCTACATCCTCAGTACAAGCTTTTTTGACCAGCTGCAGCAAGAGCTCAACGCGCTCGATGATGGCCCGGTCAACTTCCAGCAGCTGGCCCGCGTGCTGGCCAAATACGACCTCAACTGCTTGCTGCACGGCGTCTTTCTGGCCAACAGCAAGTTAGCAGGCGGTCGGTTCAAGCTCTCGCGCGCCCTATCTGGGTTCGAGGCCTACAACGCCGAATTCGTCCCGGCCGGCGGCGTTAAAAACGACCGCGTCGATCCCTCGGGTAAGGAACGAGGCGGTGCCCAGCAGGGGGGTGGCAACATCCCTTACCACCGCGACTACTACACGGCCGAGGCCATCACAGCCTATTTCAACCTCGACCTGAGCCAAATTCGGGGCTATCGCTTGGGCGAGGCCATCGAAGATCTGCTCGTTGCGCTGGCGCTGTGGAAGATCCAGTGCTTTTTGCAACAGGGACTGCGCTTGCGGACGGCCTGCGACCTGCAGTGCAAGCAAGTCACGGTGACGCGCCCCGAGGGCTATACCTTACCGGAGCGGTCCGAGCTGGAAGCGGCACTGCCGTCGCTGGTGCAGCAGGCAGCTCCCTACTTTGCCGATCCCCCGGTTACCCGCGTGAGTGCAAAGTCCGGTTCATGA
- a CDS encoding phosphoglycerate dehydrogenase, with protein sequence MSKVLVSDSVDQSGLDVLSQVAQVDCKTGLSEDELVQLIPDYDALMVRSGTQVTAAILDAGTQLKIVGRAGVGVDNIDVEAATRRGVMVVNSPEGNTVAAAEHTLAMMMALSRHIPEAHQSVMAHEWERKRFVGSEIYKKTLGVVGLGKIGAHVAHVARAMGMRLLGYDPFISAERAEQLGCRLVDLEFLFAESDYITLHVPKTDETANLIDAQTLGKMKDHARIINCSRGGIVNEADLAEALRNDRIAGAALDVFDSEPLADSPLRDLAGKVVLTPHLGASTEEAQTNVAVDVAEQIRDVLLGLPARSAVNIPGLSPDVIEKIKPYMDLAETLGKLVGQRAGGRLDLLNVRMEGEIAEDRSQPIVTAALKGLLTPALQERVNYVNANIEAKERGIRVVETKDESSHDYAGSLRLEARGAQGDHSVTGALLSDREVRITNIDGFPVSVPPSNYMLFTVHRDMPGIIGQIGSLLGSFNVNIASMQVGRKIVRGDAVMVLSIDDPLPEGLLDEITKVSGVSDAYTVKL encoded by the coding sequence ATGTCCAAGGTGCTCGTTTCCGATAGCGTCGACCAGTCCGGGCTTGATGTCCTGTCGCAGGTGGCGCAAGTCGATTGCAAAACCGGCCTGTCCGAAGACGAGCTCGTCCAGCTCATCCCCGACTACGACGCCCTCATGGTGCGCTCCGGCACCCAGGTCACCGCAGCCATCCTCGATGCCGGTACCCAGCTCAAAATCGTGGGCCGCGCTGGCGTGGGCGTGGACAACATTGACGTTGAGGCTGCCACGCGCCGCGGCGTCATGGTGGTCAACTCCCCCGAGGGCAACACGGTGGCGGCGGCCGAGCACACCCTGGCCATGATGATGGCGCTCTCGCGCCACATCCCCGAGGCCCACCAGTCCGTCATGGCGCACGAATGGGAGCGCAAGCGCTTTGTGGGCTCCGAGATCTACAAAAAGACCCTGGGCGTGGTGGGCCTGGGCAAAATTGGGGCCCACGTTGCCCACGTGGCGCGGGCCATGGGGATGCGGCTGCTGGGCTACGACCCCTTCATCTCTGCCGAGCGCGCCGAGCAGCTGGGGTGCCGCCTGGTGGATCTGGAGTTTTTGTTCGCCGAGTCGGACTACATCACCCTGCATGTCCCCAAAACCGACGAAACCGCCAACCTCATCGATGCCCAGACCCTGGGCAAGATGAAAGACCACGCCCGCATCATCAACTGCTCGCGCGGCGGCATCGTCAACGAGGCCGATTTGGCCGAGGCCCTGCGCAACGATCGCATCGCGGGGGCGGCGCTGGATGTCTTCGATAGCGAGCCGCTGGCGGATTCGCCGCTGCGGGATTTGGCAGGCAAAGTGGTGCTCACCCCGCACCTGGGGGCCTCCACCGAGGAAGCCCAGACCAACGTGGCCGTTGATGTGGCTGAGCAGATCCGCGACGTGCTGCTGGGGCTGCCGGCGCGCTCGGCGGTCAACATCCCCGGGCTCAGCCCCGATGTCATCGAAAAAATCAAGCCCTACATGGACCTGGCCGAGACCCTGGGCAAGCTGGTGGGCCAGCGGGCCGGCGGCCGCCTGGATCTGCTCAACGTGCGCATGGAGGGCGAGATTGCCGAGGACCGCAGCCAGCCCATCGTCACGGCCGCGCTCAAGGGGCTGCTCACCCCGGCGCTGCAAGAGCGGGTCAACTACGTCAACGCCAACATTGAGGCCAAAGAGCGCGGCATTCGCGTGGTCGAGACTAAGGACGAATCCTCCCACGACTACGCCGGCTCGCTGCGGCTGGAGGCGCGGGGCGCGCAGGGCGATCACTCGGTCACCGGCGCGCTGCTCAGCGATCGCGAGGTCCGCATTACCAACATTGACGGCTTCCCCGTGAGCGTGCCGCCCAGCAACTACATGCTGTTTACGGTCCATCGGGACATGCCCGGCATCATCGGCCAGATCGGCTCGCTGTTGGGCAGCTTCAACGTCAACATCGCCAGCATGCAGGTGGGGCGCAAGATCGTGCGCGGCGATGCGGTTATGGTGCTGAGCATCGACGACCCGCTGCCGGAAGGCCTGCTGGATGAGATCACCAAGGTCTCGGGGGTCAGCGACGCCTACACGGTCAAGCTCTAG